The DNA segment GGTGGTGTGGTAAGCGTCGCCGTGGAACATGTTCCAGTCGCGCTATGACGTTGACTCCGAAGATTTTTGACAGAAAGTAGCAGCTACGGCCCGTGTACCGGGTGATAAGGCTGCTACCTGTGACTTCACCCATTCGTCAGACGTTAGGCGCACATATTGGGCAGGTNNNNNNNNNNNNNNNNNNNNNNNNNNNNNNNNNNNNNNNNNNNNNNNNNNNNNNNNNNNNNNNNNNNNNNNNNNNNNNNNNNNNNNNNNNNNNNNNNNNNAACGCCGCAGCCTTAGCAAACGCCAATCTTTCCAAAGAAAGTTTGGATTGGTACAAGCAGATTTATGCCGATACAGCGCCAGACCGGGCCAAGGCAGCAGCTCTCAATGATCAGGTGTCAAACGCTAATCTTGAGGCGCTGAAGTCCAACACAGCCCTGTCCAACGACTACGCCGATTACGCCAAGACCACGTTCAGGCCGATGGAGCAGGCCATCGTGGCAGATGCCGCCAGCTTCAACACGGCAGGCAAGACCGCAGAGGCGGTCAGCAAGGCCCAAGCCGATGTCAATGCTGGCTTCAGCAACGCACAAGCGCAGCAGCAGAGGGCCATGTCGCGCATGGGGGTAAACCCAAGTGCAGGCCGGTCGATGGCGATGCAGAACCAGACCGGCATTGCGCAGGCCGCGGCTCTGGCGGGCGCATCAAACAAGGCGCGCACCGATACCGAGACGCTGGGTTATGCCCGCAAGATGGATGCGGCCAACCTGGGGCGCAACCTAGCCAGCAATCAGGCTACCAGTGCAGGTATTGCCATGAATGCAGGTAACAGCGCCGTGAACAACGCAGGGCAGACGTTGACGCAGGGCAGCGCGGCTGCGCAGCAGATGGGACAGGGCTTCACAACGGCAGGCAACCTGAACAAGAGTGCTGGTGATTTGTATGGGCAGGCAGCCAGCATCCAACAAGCAGCCAATAGCTCCAATATGGAAATGCTCGGCACGCTGGCCGGAGCTGGTATTACCAAGTGGTCTGACAAAAACAAAAAGAAGAACGTCAAGTCAATCACCGACGATCAAGCCCTGAAAGCCATCGAGAAAACACCCGTATCAACGTGGGACTACAAAGAAGGCGAGGGCGATGAAGGACATCATACTGGCCCAATGGCGCAAGAGGTTCAAAGGAACATGGGAGAACAGGCAGGTCCAGGCGGCAAGATGATCGACCTGATCACGCTCAACGGCATCAACATGGCCGCGATTGCTGCACTTTCCCGCAAAGTAGACAAGCTGGCCACGGCCAAAAAAGGAGCGTAACCATGGGATTTGCAGCAGGATTCAACTCGGGCGCAAATGCGGTCAATATGTACAACGCCCGCATCCAACAGGAAAAAGACAACGAGCGCAGGGCAAAGATCGACGCCCAGAGCGAGCAACTCCACGCCGCCAGGATGCAAGACATCATTGCCTCACAAGCTGCGCGCCAAGAGGATGCCGATTTCAAAACTGCAAACCGTGCTGCTGTGTCAGCAGGCAAGACAGACGGCGGCTACCAAGTCACCGACGCAGCCGGATCAAATGCCTTCACCAAAGATGCGGATGCCGCCGCTGTGCTGGGTGACATGGCTGCTGCCAAGAACGCAGACGTGCAGACCAACGATGCAACCCGCGTCAGCACCGGGCGCACAGGCGCCACGATGCAGGGAACGGTAGCAGGCAGCCAAGTATTCCAAGACCCGGCCAAAGCACAGGAGTTTGCCCAGACGCAAGTCATGGGCGATTGGGCCAAGCTGAAGGCGCGTCAGGCCGTGGCTGACGAATTCGGCAAGATGGAAGTGGCTGACGACATCCGCGCCAAGCTCTACAAGCTGGAGTCCGAAGGTGCTTTCAATGCCTACCGGCTGGCTGCAAACGGGGACTACGAAGGTGCCGCCAAGGTGTATCAGAGCACCGGGCAAAACCGGATGCCAGAAGGCTCGTTCTTCACCAGTGCCGAGGTTGAAGACCCAACCACCAAGATCAAACGTCGGGTGGTGAGTGTGATGGGCAAGGATGGAAAGCCAATTGTTCCCGACGTGGATCAGGCGCTGCGCACGTACTTGTCACCGAGCGATCGGTACAAGATGGAAAAGGACGACAAGCAGTTCACTGTTGATGAGCGCCGCATCACTGTTGCTGAAAAGGCAGCAGAGACACAAGCCAAGGCGCAGGCAGCCAATGAGCGAAAGATTGATGCTCTGGTGTCTGGCCGCATCGGGTCAGGATCGCAAAACGGTGCATCACCTGTTGCGCTGAAAGACCGGCGCGACTACCTATCNNNNNNNNNNNNNNNNNNNNNNNNNNNNNNNNNNNNNNNNNNNNNNNNNNNNNNNNNNNNNNNNNNNNNNNNNNNNNNNNNNNNNNNNNN comes from the Candidatus Moraniibacteriota bacterium genome and includes:
- a CDS encoding tail fiber domain-containing protein; the encoded protein is NAAALANANLSKESLDWYKQIYADTAPDRAKAAALNDQVSNANLEALKSNTALSNDYADYAKTTFRPMEQAIVADAASFNTAGKTAEAVSKAQADVNAGFSNAQAQQQRAMSRMGVNPSAGRSMAMQNQTGIAQAAALAGASNKARTDTETLGYARKMDAANLGRNLASNQATSAGIAMNAGNSAVNNAGQTLTQGSAAAQQMGQGFTTAGNLNKSAGDLYGQAASIQQAANSSNMEMLGTLAGAGITKWSDKNKKKNVKSITDDQALKAIEKTPVSTWDYKEGEGDEGHHTGPMAQEVQRNMGEQAGPGGKMIDLITLNGINMAAIAALSRKVDKLATAKKGA